One Magnolia sinica isolate HGM2019 chromosome 2, MsV1, whole genome shotgun sequence genomic window, CTAGATCTGTGAAAGTTGGTGGGCATGATTCTAAAAGTAAAGAAGATCcagatctcagatggaccatgctTTAGGAAACATTACGGTGATTTAAGGcgctgccattaaaaacttctcagggcgcACCTCAACGTTTCTGCtgtgtttatttacaatccaatatgttgataaggtcatgtaagcctggatgacaaaaaaaaaaagcaaatatcagcttgatccaaaacttttgtggcctattaatggtcaaCCACCACATACACGGTATggttggtatggtccacctgataatttaaTCTGTTTAATTTtagggatcatgcactaaaatgatactgaaaataggatggatggcttggatacataatagatacatcaaggtggccccatggcAAGGGACACACGGTCTTTGATGAGTCAGGGGGTCTCATTATAATCCGCCGCCATCCCTTCCCTGATGGTAGCGGATTAGCTATTACCCCGGCAACAGCGTATTACCCtaaccttgtgaggcccaccttcattaaTTTGTTTCacatctatgccgcccatccattttttttcaaatcatttaaggATCTTATccaaagtagattcaaatctccagtggacACATAAatagaaagagtggtgattggcCACTAAAAGCTTTTTTTAGTACACAGAAGTATTGGATAAACCTAATCTTTGTATTTCCGTTCATCTAGTTCTGATTGACCTTATCAGtaggttggatggcacataaacggaGTCTCATCTAATCCGCTGCCATCCCCTCCCTGTGATAGCAGattagctgtttttttttttttttcaaaagatccTGGGATATTACAATGAGAAAAGAACTTTACACAGAGCACAGGAGACCCGAGGCGAAAAAAGGCTTGGGAAGCTTGAACAAAAATGACCAGGACTATTCCGGAGGCCCCCCGGGCCCCCTATCATATGAAAAGGAAAATAGAACAGGGGAAACTAAGATCTAGACATGTGCACTGCGCCTAAACCAGTCCTATCTAGAACCAGTTCACCTCGCATGATCTGAGGGAGGTCGGCTGCAGTGCGGAAAACCCTGTGAGACTAATTCAAACTACCCCATCGGGCTAGGCTGTTGGCCACCTTATTGGCCTCTCTGGGAGTGAACATGATGAAGATAGAATGCGGCCCGGGTGGAGGTGGGCATGGGACGACCCGATCCAGCTAACTTGACTTGATATACTCGAGccaaactgaatgggtgagtcggtccgaaccgagtaagctTCTTCCAATCCGAGCTCAAACCGAGTCCAGTTTGAGTTACCAGTAACACCTCATCCGTGCCCCTCGTGCAATGAAATAATGCCATGTCGGTGTTACCCGGCTAACACCTAATCCTTTTCCCGCCGTTGAACTGACATGAAAGGACATCCGCATTACGTGCGGTCCCACAGGACTTTTTGAAAGCTTGTGTCACAATCAGCACAAGATAAATACATGTAACGATGTCACGAACAAGTTTCAGCCGTTGATTGTCGTTCAAGTTTGGCCATCTTCTTAGCTTAGCATTATCAAATTCCTACTAAATTTCTTGAAATTCCATGCACGTGTCCCTCACTTTATGCTTAAATAGCTGCAAGAAGGGAACATAAGAAATTAAGCCCTTGAGCAAActcaaaaaagaaacaaagaaacaacGAAAGAAAGAAGATGAGAAAGGCGAACATGGCTTCCAATCAATCAACAGATGTGGTATTAGAAGATCATTCACGACTCCTTCCTGCAAGCCCAACCTCAGAATACATCCACAGCTCAATACTCTCCCTCAGTATTATTGGTGTCTTCGAATTGGAGATTCCAATCGAAGATTCAAAGGCAACCACATTACTCAGGGACCTGTTCCTACCAATCAACCCCCGCTTCTCATCAACACTCGTTAATGACGATAAGGGTGCGCAACGTTGGAAGAGAGTCGATGTCAGGCTTGAAGACCATGTAAAGGTCCCACATTTTCCAACTGGATTACCACCAGCTACTTACGATGACTACTTACAGGGGTACTTATCAAAGATAGCATTGGATCAGCTCCCCGAGAACCGTCCATTGTGGGAAATCCACATAATCAAGTACCCGACAAGCGATGCTGCTGGGACTGTAGTGTTCAAGTTGCACCATGCACTTGGAGATGGATTCTCTCTAATGGGTGCTTTGTTTTCTTGCCTTAAGAGAGCTGATGATCCCTCCCTTCCTCTAACATTCCCTGCTTACTCAGCTAAGACGGCCGCATCTTTGAGATCTCATTGGATGGCCGTAGCATCCAAGAAATTATTCAACATTGCCGCTGGTTGTTGGTACACTACTCCTGATTTTGTCCAGAGCGTGCTGCACAGCACGGTGTTGGAAGATGATTGGACGGCGATCCGATCAGGGACACCTCAAGTAGAGCTGGAGCCAGTCACCATCTCAACCGTCACCTTCTGCCTCGATCGTATCCGCCAAATTAAGTCCAAGATTGCCGGAGTAAGTTTCTTTTAACTTAATCCCAAAACCCATcctgatccataactcaggtgggccacaccaaagagaaCAACAGCCAATTGCAACAAGATACCCACCATAGAAACATCCAGGTGGAATGTGGGTCCTCCGTGTTCTctgtgtcatccaatccattcatcaggtgtggcaCATCGGGATGAAGGGACGGacgggattgcgtcctacccccgaccgtcaggcaggagctttgagtggccatcgtgatgtatggatcttatccacaccttccatccattttttttcgtatcattttagcatattccaaaaaataaggcaaatccaatgcttaagtggaccacaccacaggaagcagcagtgataatgattctcaccgttgaaaattttctaggagccaccgtgatgtttattttccatccaaactattcataaagttacatagacacggatgaagataaaacacgaatatcagctccatcaaaaacttctgtcgccaccaagaagttttcaatggtaagagtttaatccccattgtgtagtccacttgagccttgtatctccctcatttttggttgTATGCCCTAATATAATaggaaaaaaatgtatggacggtgtggataagatccatacattacggtggagaCTCAGTGCTCctacccgttcccagctggagagaGGCGGGGGtaggaggcaatccgcgtcctgaaGGGACACACCGAAACTTGAACCACTTCAATAAAATGAAGTTTATGTACCATGAAAATGTGGCCACCCCATTGATTAGTTTGATCACACGTGCGTGTTGAGTCAGACACGTGCTATTCATCGAcctcaatgatgtggcccaccttaagatGATGATCTCCCTAGGCAATTCAGTTGGTGGGATGGCCAGGACCTGCTGGTGATCATTATCACAACATAGCCGATAAGATGACAAAGATGATGAGTGTTATAAATGGATGTTGATTATCGATTGCTTTTTCAACAGACTGTGAACGATGTAATGGTTGGGATCATATTCTATGCAATACAGTTGTATCAGCAAAGGATGGGCCGGATATGGAGTAGCCAACGTATGACGGCATTAGTGTTGTTGAACACAAGGATGATAAATGGGTATCACAGCGTGAAGGAGATGCTCAAAAAGAAGACGTGGGGAAATCATTTCACCTTTCTTCAGATAGCAATCCCTTCCTGCAGCAATGCTGAGAAAGAAAATCCCTTAGCATTCCTCATCAAAGCTAAGAAAACCATCAAGAGGAAGAGGCACTCTCTAGCCGTTTATCTCACTGGTAGACTGGTTCAAATGTTAAGGACCATCCTTGGCCCAGAGGTTTGTTTTTAGCTGTCCACATTCCAAAATCTAAACTTGTTTTAGCATTCATTCTACATGTTTGGATACAACCAACTCACGGAACAAAATACGAGCATTCAAGAGCTTTTGGTTATTAGCTTTTCCTAACGTTCATCTGTAGAGTTATTTTACGTACCGTTGGGTGTAATTGCATGCTGTGATGGTGCAGACAGCTTCTCGATACATTCATTCGACCCTGAAGAACACAACCACCGCAATTTCgtctttggtgggccccattgagaAAGCAGGGATGGCAGATCATCCAGTGAAGAGTTTCTACTTCACGGTAGCGGGGGCCCCACAGGTAATTTAGATTTCAGTAAACAGTGTTAAAATTTCATTATGCTTTCTTCATAAAAAGATCCATTCGTATGCTAAGGAGAAATTGTGCCAATATGGCATACGTATGAAGGATCCAGTTCAGTCATCAGGTGCGGATCATATCAACATGCTCTGTCCCAAATGTCCGTCTGGTCTACTCACCAAATGCGCCACTTGTATGAGAAAAACTTGCAGCTAGATAAAAAGTGAATGACAATGTCTCATATCTGAGCCATACAAAGGCCGAACCACTTTTTACGGTTCAGATACGGACGTCTGGCCCACCTTCATGGTGGCCTCACCGATGAGTGACCTGGATCTGTCACATGAGTGCCAGGTTGGTACACGTGAATTGTCACTTCAGTTCAATCACTTCCCCCATGGCCCCAACAAAGTATGGAATATCTACACACACCTTGGGATTAAATTTTAAGCTCTACCTACCTACATTGGTCGGTAGGCTTCATGGACGGAGCAATAACGTCCGAACCACTTTTTACGGAATTAAACAACCCTAAACACCACAATCACCACATATCTAAAGTAGTATGTAATGACCATTAATGCTAGGGCCTACCAAGTTATAAATCCAAAGTAATGGAACTAGCTGCGATGATGTGGGCCTACCTAGTTTTACTTACACGGCTGATTTTGCCTCATGGTTACAATTAAGCTTTATCCAATTAACCCGGGCTGGCTACATGAAACAGGCTCTGTCATTCCACTCGATCAAAGGCAAAAACTTTATTCAGGGGATGAAAAAATGTTAGGATTTTTATATTTGTGTGTTGGATTTTTTCCACGAGTCTCATATGCTTAATTTGGTGCATGGACTGAAAAactgatattttaaaaatatttctccAAAACCACCTATTGTTTTCACCATTAGCCTCAAAGCGGCTCCCCGTCAGTCATGCATATATACTGTTTTACCAAAGTATTTTTATATCGACAAATTACTCATCTCATTTTTTAAAACATAAACCTCATTTCTAAAGCAAAATTCTTTTCTTAAGGTACTTTAAAGAAACTACAAAGCTGCGTGGAGCTACTTTCGTAATGCTTGTCGTACACTATTTCTGCTatctcattttaaggcgtgaGCCAAAATCTAGGCAGATCACATGCATAGATGGGTCCCATGATAGGAAAAAAGTGGGTAGTGGCTTACCACCATTGACACTATTAAtgatccattttttaaaaatatttgtaaGCTATCCAAACTGTTGAAACAATGTTCCCAACTGCTCAAAAGGTGGGTTGAACTTAACCACTGAATAATTTaaacttgatctaaaatttctatagCTCTGCGATGGTTTGAAGGACCTGTATTCAATATGCATTGTTACCTATAATCATATGGCCCATCTTAGCTATGATATTAATAACTTTTTTAGCTCAGGCCCATCTTAGCTATAATCATATGGCCAATCTTAGCTATGAAATTGTAAGTTTGTGTTCAGAATGAAATATACCATTactggttttttgtttttttttatttttatttttttttatttttaagggaGGAAAATCGTGGATAACTAAAACTTTTCACAGAGAACACAGTAAGCCCTTCAATCACAGTGACCATCTCTCAGGGAAATCTGACGCAGAGTTAGATATGTGACGTTATCATGAGCTCTACAATCATAGTGACCATCTCCTAGGGAAATCTGACGACAGAATTAGATATGTGACGTTACCATGCAACCCTTAACTTTGGTGGAACCCACTTTCATGATGCTAGTGACATATCCAACCCGctcactagtgtggcccacttgagcacttgATCTACCTTATCTTTAATTCCACCTGGTAAAATCAGGTGGCCAAACTTATAAGCGGAGTAAATTTCTCTCAAACATTACCGTGAGCCCCCACAATCATGGAAACCGCGTAGTATGACTGACATGAGGAGTCAATAAGATATATTCGATGGCTTTGTGAAGAACACAACACCATTATTGATATTATGTATACATGGAAGAGCTCCGtgagccctatcatgatgtatgtgttttatccacaccatccatccaacttttaagatcattttagggcaagagcccaaaaatgaggctgatatacaaagatcacgtggaccacaacataggaaatagtggagattaaacacttattttttaaaacttcctgggtccacagaagttttggatcaagtcgatatttgtgttttcccttcatccaggtctctgtgaccatatcaacaggtaaacatcatggtgggccctaggaaggtttcaatagtgagcATCATTGCCCCCATTGCTtccttcttgtggtgtggtccacttgagatttgcaactGCAACATTTTGgtcattgtccccattgcttcttgtggtgtggtccaattgagctttgaatctgcctcattaagggcttatgccataaaatgatacggaaaaatggaaggacagcctagataaaacacatacatcgtagtgggcccacaaagcttcaCCACCTGTACAAAGTACCGACGTTTCGTGTTGTGTTGTCCGTTAGGCATTAATCTGAGTCGCAGTGAAACGTGAAAAACCAAGGTGTCAGTGGTTATCATGATCCCTTGAATCTGGGTGGTGCCCACATTCGCTATGCTTGTGGCAGATCCAAACTGTACCCCATTTTcaccatctcattttaaggtTCAAAATCAAAACGGATCCAatacacaggtgggtcccattatagGAAAACGTGGGTCCATGGCTtatcaccattgaaactatcaatggacttttttctttttaggccaTCAAACTGTTGAAATTATATGAACTTTTAATCATTTAAAATGTTATTCTTAGTGGGCTGAATGTACGTAACCACAGGTTATTGCtcctaatttaaaatttttgtggccccctgATGGTTTGAAGGGCCTGCATTCAATATGCACTATTACCTGCCATGTTGCCCAACTGATCTTTGGATCTGGATCATTTTTAGgcccaagccctaaaatcatatgagggAAAACGGTGGATAGCTCAGATTTTTTTTACAAAGAACACATGGAACCCATGATCATGGCCACCGTCTCCCTCCAAGAGTTAAAGATGTGACATATATTATCATGCAACTCTTAATTTTGGTGGGGTTCGCTTTTCTGATGCTTGTCACAAATCTGAACCGTTTGTCATTTTCACCATCTTATTATCTTAGGATACATGAGCTCAAAATCCAAGCGGATCCGGTGCACAGGTGAGTCCCACGACAGTGAAAAGTGGGTCGGTAGCttaccactgttgaaactatcaaGAGTCcaatttttctgtttttaggcCATTGAAACCATTGAAACGTCGACAGTCACAACTGTTCAAAAGGTCATTACCAGTGGGCTGAACATAACCATTGGATTTTTATGGTTTGAAGGGTCTGTGTTCAATAAGCAATTTTATTTGGATCATTTTTGGACCCAAGAAATGAGTCTTTGTAAATAGTAGAGTAAGACCATGATTATTCACTCCAGAAGAGGGCAAATTTGTCATTCCACCAGTTGCTGATGCGGTTATATAGCATTTCAGGCAGTATCCGGTACTGGTCCATAAAGTCGAAATTATCCTCACTGCCTGTAAGCTCTCGAATCTTGCCTCTCCCTTCTCTCACTTATTGTAGACtttgaagaagagaaaggaggcaTTCGTTGGCATAGGAAGGCCAGCTGAGCAAAGCTCTTTCTTTTTTGTGGCCGTGCAATTACTATCCAACTATATATCCGTCATTCAAAAGCCAACAGGCCGTATagagaaaattttaaaagtaacAGTTTTTTTATTCATAGACCAAAGTGGAGGCAACTTAAGGGTAAGATccttttgttaaaaaaataaaaataaataaaataaataaataaaaaccttaaGGGAaagatcctcttttttttttttcatcatctataCAGTtattgagaaaagaaaaaagtgggccccacatgtcaaTTTATTTGTCCGTAAAGTTGCTCCAATAATATTATTGCCAATGATTTATACATTCTTTAGTGacatttatacttttttttttctttgtacaATTGTCTTAATTTGTCATGTAGAGTTTGTCTTTGACGATGGTGAGTTACATGGGGAAGCTATGGCTGGCAGTAGCTGCGGAGAGAGAGTTCATAGATTCCCAGCTGCTTGTATACTGTCTGGAAGAGGCATACGATAAGGTGCACAGAGAGGCCTGTGGCAAGGAGGGCACTCAATCTAAATGACCAAAAAGACTCTCTCAACCGTCATTACTTCAGTGCAGGGGTGGTTAATTAAGACTTGTTTGCATATCActcaataagtaactttttaacttaTATAAGTTAATAAGTTACATTTTAAAtttaagttagtttggtaagcTTATGTGATGAAATTTACTTATTcttataagattatttatttgttttcttGCTTTTCAACTAATTAtaacttttctacttctctctttctttgagaTGGATGGTTTGTATCAAAGAAGGTTAGCTCCATTTGATGGGCAGTTAAAGGTGAGGCTCAAAGGATggttggtccacatcaaaggtgggccccatattatgCATGACCTACATCAAAatgagcccacataatggattgtccacatcaaaggtaggctcctaatgatgaatgacccacatccaaaatggcctcgcatgatggatgactcaaattaaaggtggggcccacacaatggaagGTTtgtattaaaggtgggctccCCATTAGGGGCGGTGCATAGGGAAGGTGGCCTCACATAACggacaataacattgaaggtggaccccacataatgtaTGACCCACATTAGGGTGGCCCCCACATAAtgtatgacccacatcaaggtgggcaacaAATAATGGGCAGTcctcatcaaaggtcagcccttaatgatgaatggcccacatccaaggcaggcAACACATTATCAACGACCCAcactgaaggtggggcccacaaggttggttgtccacatcaaaagtggtctctacatgatgggcaataaacattgaaggtggggtccacataagaaaatt contains:
- the LOC131226649 gene encoding wax ester synthase/diacylglycerol acyltransferase 5-like isoform X1; protein product: MRKANMASNQSTDVVLEDHSRLLPASPTSEYIHSSILSLSIIGVFELEIPIEDSKATTLLRDLFLPINPRFSSTLVNDDKGAQRWKRVDVRLEDHVKVPHFPTGLPPATYDDYLQGYLSKIALDQLPENRPLWEIHIIKYPTSDAAGTVVFKLHHALGDGFSLMGALFSCLKRADDPSLPLTFPAYSAKTAASLRSHWMAVASKKLFNIAAGCWYTTPDFVQSVLHSTVLEDDWTAIRSGTPQVELEPVTISTVTFCLDRIRQIKSKIAGTVNDVMVGIIFYAIQLYQQRMGRIWSSQRMTALVLLNTRMINGYHSVKEMLKKKTWGNHFTFLQIAIPSCSNAEKENPLAFLIKAKKTIKRKRHSLAVYLTGRLVQMLRTILGPETASRYIHSTLKNTTTAISSLVGPIEKAGMADHPVKSFYFTVAGAPQSLSLTMVSYMGKLWLAVAAEREFIDSQLLVYCLEEAYDKVHREACGKEGTQSK
- the LOC131226649 gene encoding wax ester synthase/diacylglycerol acyltransferase 5-like isoform X2 codes for the protein MRKANMASNQSTDVVLEDHSRLLPASPTSEYIHSSILSLSIIGVFELEIPIEDSKATTLLRDLFLPINPRFSSTLVNDDKGAQRWKRVDVRLEDHVKVPHFPTGLPPATYDDYLQGYLSKIALDQLPENRPLWEIHIIKYPTSDAAGTVVFKLHHALGDGFSLMGALFSCLKRADDPSLPLTFPAYSAKTAASLRSHWMAVASKKLFNIAAGCWYTTPDFVQSVLHSTVLEDDWTAIRSGTPQVELEPVTISTVTFCLDRIRQIKSKIAGLYQQRMGRIWSSQRMTALVLLNTRMINGYHSVKEMLKKKTWGNHFTFLQIAIPSCSNAEKENPLAFLIKAKKTIKRKRHSLAVYLTGRLVQMLRTILGPETASRYIHSTLKNTTTAISSLVGPIEKAGMADHPVKSFYFTVAGAPQSLSLTMVSYMGKLWLAVAAEREFIDSQLLVYCLEEAYDKVHREACGKEGTQSK